The Miscanthus floridulus cultivar M001 chromosome 6, ASM1932011v1, whole genome shotgun sequence genomic interval CGATGCTAAAATGCCTTAAATTGAGAATGCGCCACATGTAACATAATTTCAATGGGATATTTTGACCTCGTCGGTttcaatggtgggaatgggggcTTTGGATCATTTTGACGAAGCGGAAGCAAACATAAAACATCACTGATACCACATGAGATTATTACATGGCAACAAGACTTGATTACACTGTAATGACTACATTCCAAAAATGCCAGACCAAACAGCACCTTACTAATGGATGAAAATCTCTTTTATCTTCATGGAATAAAATCGATAACTTTTCCCAGACTTAATTTGCGTCAAGAAATAAGTTCAAATTCGCTACGTCTAAAAATCAAGCGTTTGGCATGCAGAAATCCTAATCTGCTGGAGTGCAGTCTATCCATGCATTCCCGTTTCAGTTTAACACTACTCAAGTGATGAGCTCAGTGAAATCAAAACTTCAAAAGGTCACCACGGCCCACAGCCATAGCAGCTAAACGAATAACTGGGAGACAAATAAATGCAAAAAAAGAAGAgtagaatcgtctggatctctGTTGACTAATGCCAACCACTATAATTGTACATgtgtctagaagagtttgctcaAGTCGTTTTACTCTCCGAGAGCCATACCGAACCCAAATTTGTAATCTTTCTTCCAGTGGTCAAGCTGCACAAGATTGCAGAACAGAATCAGTCCTTTCGTTGATAAAGAGGTAAAAGATGATGCACTTCACATTTTTTTACTGCACACTACAATCATCTCGAGTAGGTCAAGATCAAGTTCTAAGGCTCCTTTCTTCTTTGATATAGTTATATCTATGTTTTCAATCATTTGTGCATCTATATAATTTGACTAATTCTTAGTATAAATTTATGACTTCTGACTTTCTCAAATCGTAATACGCCATATAAAAAGAAACAGATGGAGTACTAAATAGTAGAGTAAGTTTCTCAAACTGACCTCTGCAGACAACTGGAAAGTGACACCTGGAGTCAGTCGCTCCTCCAAAAGAGCAGAAATTACGCCATTGGTATCCAGTTTCCCCCTCAATCGACACTGCAAATTTGATAACCAATATATTTTCACTTAATATTCATGTGACTTCACTGAACTTGAATATCGTAAGCGCATAGAACAATAGAATTTCTTAGCCAAAAAGATCCACTTGATATTCATGTGACATAACCCAACTCACGAAAAATTGAAGGCCCTCAAGCATTTTATCGAACATTTGCATTACCAAAACAACTTGAAGCATGGAAAAATTAACAAATGGGTCAAACTAAAAAGGATACCTGTCTCAGCATATAATCATAACCAAAGCTTGCTGTTACATCCTTTGTCATTTGGTTGTACATGAAATCAGACGCAAGGGAAACCTGCGCACAATTTCTTACGTAACGAAGCTGCTATTAAAGCGAAAAAAGATGTAAGCATTAAAAATGATATGAAAAACACTCACCTTTTCAGATACTTTCTGTACATAACTAAGCGCGACCATTCCAGTGGTTGCAATTTGGGCAGTGGCAACCTGCACATATATGAGATACAGCTTCATCAGATACACATAAAAATATTTCTTGTCCCCAACTTAATATATAATAAAACTATCCAATGTCTTGTGCCAATCGTGCGTTCTGCCAAGATGAGTTCTGAGGCTCTTGTAACAGAAGTCTAAAAATGATGCTAAGCACAAGCAAGAAACCTGATTTATCAGgtcaacaacaataatatatgaGCCTAAGTACTTCTGAAAAGAATCACTATGGTGCTCTTGTACATGGCATAAGCAGCGTGCATGCATATTTTTTAGCTGCAACTAAAGAAGCGCAGTACTGGAATTTCACAGAAGCAGATCAAGTTTTTTAAATAAAAGAGGTGACCAACTATTTAACCTTATTGCTATATGTAAAAAAATTGAATAACATGAGTATATGAACACTTCTGAGCCTTTCCAACCAGGGTTCCACAAACTGCCAATTGCTGGGTGATAACCAACCGAGAAACTCAAGCCAGACAGTAATTCTTTGGAACCCAGCAAACCCCCCTCTTAATTACTTCCATTATACATACCAAACTGCACAATTTTTTAAGAAGTAAACTAGTTTTGTTAAAGTAGTCAAAAGGCAAGGCCTGAAAACAAAAACAACAAAGGCTTAAAAATCACAAACAAGTTGGGAGTAGACAAGAAATAAAACCAACAAGGGCCACCACCAAATAGAGCATGGcatcaccaaaaaaaaaaaaaaaaaaaaaaaggagcagAGCCTGCCCTCCAGTTTAGGATGGGTTTTGACTTCTGCAACCCATTATCTAACTGAGACTAGAAAATAGTAAACCTCAAATGAAAATAGGAAAATATATCATCTCCAAGGTTCAAAAACAGATTTCTGGAAACTACTTGAGTACATTCAATTTCAGCATTTCTGTGATGAAGTCCAAGTCTTGCCTAACAGTACGGTAGTAAGTTGCACTCTAAAGACTAGCATGAAAATTTTCACTAAAcagttcattcccaaaattatAGGCATCAGAAGTTTTTAGTTTCATTCCAAGAAGTCATCAACATTTTGCATGCAAGCTGGAAAAAATTAAAAACAGAACACTGACCAACTAAGCTTTACCAGTGGTTCGCAATGTTGGATACTTTGATCTGAGGCAAAAATAACTCCAAAATACCTTACTTTTATCTATCAGTTTGGAACTTAGGATTGTGGAAACTGCAAGGGAAACTTTCTAGGGGCCTATAACAGGATGTCCACAAAATCACGCACATATTACTTTACTGCTACTGAGTGTTCGCAGGAGAGGTGGGAAATCACATGACTTGAAGTATTCAAGGCAACCCAAAATCACACACATATTGCAAATAAGaaaacatttatgcatgtgttcaGAGAGGTTAATATTATTGCTTTCTGTTTTTTAATTACTTTAAAGAACTAGTCCTGTTTATCTTTACTTGGGGAATTCCAGCTAAAACAAAATTCagcatttattattataaatgTCGAATTTATACTTTCCAAAATTCTAGCAACCTGAACTTtaatcaatgttgtcagcaattgTACATCTGAGTCTGGAATAAATTGAGAATCTACAAACTTGAGACCTCTTCAAATATGAATAGTCCCTGGAAACAaataagtttggattcctaattGTCGACAGATCGACTATAATTGATGAAAATCTGAAACTTCATAACAGATTAAATCATGATTATGTATAGTTTAAAGTTGCACAAAAAGAAACTAACCATTTTCTTTGTGTCATAGCGAGCAACAACACCGACTCCAGACTTCCTTTGCTGCCCAAGCCAAAAGGCTTCAGTTCCCAAGGAAAGGTTCTTGGTGACACTCTGAAATGCATTAAAAAAAACTCTGATTTCATATCTTAATTGTTAGATGATGAAATGATAGAACAAACATGTTAGCTGTACAAACTCTATCTGAAGTTAATTTCTGTATATTAAAAAAATCCATGAAATTTCCTTCTATCATGATTAAACTAAACTCATGAGATTTATGAGAAAAATAGGCACTTTCATGGAAATCATGACCTTAAGAAGGTACCTTCTAACATCCTTTTAAACAACAGAATCACCTTCTAACTTGAAGTTTAAACAACAGAATCAAAGGAAAAACACCACACTGTTGACTGCTTAACCTATGTCTGGGGTGGTAGGTTAATGCCTAGTAATTGCTTATTGCACTGTTATCAGGATTTATATTGCTTTGAAACATGAGTTGTTTCTTGTGTAATATGAATGACGATTACTTTGGCGAAGTAAACTCAAGCGGACGAAAGAGGAATTTAGACACAATAAATTGTTAGAACAGTTTTATGAGAGAAAATGGAAGTATGTACCTGGATGTAGTTTGCTCCATAGAAGCCATTGTTTCCAAATTGAATCTGAGATCTAAAATCTTTGCCCTGGAATCAAGTTACAAATTAAAGCAGAAGTTCAGGTAAACAAATGAAAGGAAGGATTAAAACACACCTTCAATGCTTAACATTGAACTCGCAAGGTTCAAGAAGCAAAACAAAGATTATTAACCACACATATAATAGAAACTACCAGTCATTGAGCTACTCCAATTGGCACCATATGACTACAAGTTTTGTGTCATGATGCATGGAAAGTTACACACAATTAGGACAAAGCCGATACATCGATGCTATCAAGTGGTTGCCTGAGCTGACCAGGTCAATAGTACATTAAGCCACATACTCATCTGATTCAAAGGAAGAATGGGCAGGCCTTGTAGCATGTAAACAAAACTTCAGGAGAGCAAAACagaaaaaagggcgtacccagtgcaaagagctcccgctctgtgcggggtctggggaagggtgtcagtggcaagccttaccctcgcctgtgcaatgcgaggagaccgcgactcgaaccgggaccttccggtcacaggcggtaagactctaccgcttgcaccaggagAGCAAAACAGAATAAGTCATAATTTCTATCTTTTCCCATACACAAAGTCCTACAGATCATGATCCAATCAATTTTGTGCGAGACAGCACAGCAGCAATAGCAATGACCAATTTACTTCATCATAAGAGAAAGGAGTCAGATACCATACTTTATTACTTGATGTAAAACAAACAATTGCAGTATACAACTGCTGGGAAAGCCCATCAAACCAAACGACCAAATAAAGGCTTCTGAGCCAACAGAAATCGATCTTTACAAAGAGAGGCTGACCTTATAATCAAAATTCAGCATCCCTTGGGAGTAGTGAGGCTCACTTGTCAACTGCAAGAGCACAACATCGGTCAACTAAGGAATTTAAAGGTGGCATCAAGCAAAGCTGATCCCAAATAATCATCAATTTACCAGCAGTTAGAAATCAATTTACCTGAGCATTTATCTTTAACGAAAGGTTGTCCGTAATATCGTGCTTGACACGGATGTTCTCCCTTCCATCATGTGAAACCCTCCCCACGAGCATCGTCTACAGGAGAATCCCATTACAATGAGGAACGAAACCCAGTAGAGAACACTCAACAGCACTCTTATATAAAGGGAAAAGGAGCACAAACCCTCTGATTGATAAAGTTGGCACCAAACTCATAATTAGAGGTGGGAACCTTGATCACGTCGCTCCCCTGTGCCGGGATCTCAGTGGATCCCATGTAAACGCTGGTTCAAACAAACGCACAGCAGTTGTGAAAACATGGGCAGACAGCCAGAACACGCAACAAGCTGACAAAACAGGAAGAGGCACCAGGTACGTACCTGTGACTCAAAGCGAAGTACGGGGTGATCATCTTGGTGAAATCGAAGCGCATGCCCTCGAAGAGGTCCGGCTTCAGCGCCACTGCAACAAACGCGAAGAAGGCCACATCGTTACTCGCCACCGGCTCGATTGGCGGTCAAGTCAGTCGCGGCGGCGATCGACAGCGCAGGTCAAACAAGGTAAGAGGAAGGGGGTGGCACCGGGGACTCACTGAAGGCCTCGCGCTGGATCTCCTCGTACGGGACGGGGCACGGGAGGTTGAGGTAGTCCACCTTCTCCTCGGTCGCCTCCTCCTCATGGGGCTTCGGCGGCGGGGTGGCGAAGGCGGCGTCAGCGGCAGCGGGCGCGAAGGGGGGAGGGGTCGACGCGTATgtgggaggaggtggaggaggggccccGGCCTGGCTGACGTTGGagcccatggcggcggcggcggcgcgtgtgATTGATTTGGGggtggggcggcggcggcgcggggtctGGCCGTCTGGGTAGGTTGTGTGTGTCAGTGTGTGATTCCGCTGCGCCGGCGGCGGGGGTCAAATCGTCGGGGTTTTAGCAGGGTTTCCTGTTGCTGCGCCTGCGCCGTCGGCCGCCTCGGTACGGAGCGGACGCTGCTGCCTGCTGGCGGTTGGATTTTGCCTCGTGATGCGCGTATCCGATCGATAGTGCCCGTGTTTTCTTACATTTTCGTCTTGTGCATCAAGTATGCCACGTCGTGCCGTTCAAGTATAAATTGTGGGTAAAAAAGCCCGTTATTTAGGGCCGCATAATTTTACAAGCTTACCGGTACATAGTAAAAATGAAAATCATATATATACAAATAGATGCTGCGTTTTTCATGGTCCAACTTCTTTTCGCccggttcgtttggcttataagccatactttttcagccaacgaacaatatttttctctcacaaaaaattagccaacagtactttcaaccatggcttatcagATAAGTGATCAGAGCATTTAACTCGGacaagtttataaaaaaaatacaccATTTACAGCATCAAAAAGAGCCTTTATTTGAAATTCCATGTGTTGATAAAATTTGCAAGAGTTAGTTAAAAATAGTGACATTTGACTTAGGATAAAAACCAAAAGGACTTCTAATTTGACCGGAGGGAGTAAAATTGTTATGTTTACCTGCATCTACAACATTAGGTTTGGTTAATTTTTCGATGTCTCTGTGAACGTATATTCAGCTGCAGCATGTACTGTAGCCACAACTATTGCAGTAGAAGCGAACATGTCAATTGTTTGCTTGAATTTCGGAAGACACGTTCTATCCTTCGTAATGGTTAAGAATAGAGATTTTGATAAAAAATATTATCGGGTATCATAAGAAAGGGTCTCCTAGGCAACAATTGATAAATCGTTTAGACCTTGTCAAAACCAAGACCAAGAgacaaactattggctaacccccggcctcGGACGGTCTACAGAttttccgcctcgctcaaggcttCGCACACAaagcctcggacggggaaccaattcttcgtctcgcccgaggccccgcgcgtaaagcctcggatgagatgccgattctccgtctcgctcgaggccgactCAGCAATAACCCCGTCGCATCTGCCTTGACCGATCTCCCTAACAAAACGCCGCGTCCAATTAATGAGACTAACCACTCCCGCAACATCAGACGAATGACGGCATGATACAGCAGAGCAGCCGACGAGAcgagaagtcgcatcagcaccataccgtccgggacaggacaggacagggcaggggttacgcTCGGTACTGTGCCCTCGACCGAcgcccgcactgcactgtgctacctaacccctgctccaagaataacgcggcatggggagtcaagtccgagtcactatagcctcggaatcagtgtacagggccaactactccctccatgtctcggcaatctacttcagggtctcggcaacctcgggatttgTGCCCGCCGAGCCCCGACAATGGCTCGGCCTCAgtaccaaccgagcctcggctcttcacgcggtcaacacacagcgaccggcacgtcgcccgcTAGGCCCtatgtcaagctatcactggagctcccacgtcgcacaggatcggatgtgatcgGCGCATTGCTCTAGCACTTCAAGGACAGGACCACTCCCTCGACCAtaccgccacagtaacaggctacagggcttagacatgccgcctctgtttgcacgacgccacgtagctaacacatatatcacccctgtccccccttcaactataaaagggagagaccagggccgtttctagggggacGGACACACACACACTCGCACACATTCAGGCATAGACGGGCTCACGCTCTCATGAGAtagacgaacacacgctcgaCACCCTGTAATGCGCAcacttccccgctgcctgagatcaacatctcaagcaatccacgccactccacgcagagacctgggactagctccctctctcgccccgcttgtaaccccctactacaagtatttcggtgcaaggaatacaagatcgacctctcagactggacgtagggcacccattgcccgaatcagtataaaccttatgtctctttgcatcaccatccgggattagggtcacgtagtacatttttactagttggttgaggacctacCGGTCCAAAataccaacagttggcgcgccaggtaggggaatctgtgtgtcagcttcatcatcctaacgagttccggatggcagaccccgtacgaccactgtgtctcggcacggtgatctagttcgggagcctagagttcatgtctgtaggatgtgagtatgatatggtactcctcacaccccgagccccaccgaccgacgacgacatcatGCATCAGCAGTCCAGGCGCAGACGACGCCCAGGCGGCCGCTCTCatcgcgctcgccaagcacgacgcgagcggggccaccccggcaccgcgcaagctcagggcgacgcgCCGCGCTCCACCGATGTAccacgcccagctgttggcacaaggtccctggtcggggacctatctagcctgagcctagataagggaaagacgccggtggcgcacGACGATGCTCCGTTATCAAGCTCTGccctgccacctcctgaggagtcgacttcagcggagcaaagcctggcgatggcaccatccccgtacccctttgggttgagaaatgccatcgccacctatgcttccgcctatgcttctgctcacgccgagccctcaggacgccaccaacgctttgCCCTCGACTTCGGCACCACGACTTCAactcacacccacgctgactcctcagaggaggacgaggcgtgggctagAGCGAACTTCTCTGGACTTtgtgaccctaaagccatgcgtcgcttcctggccgtgagcgactactgcttcggctactccgactctgatgacaaaggcacttacgatcccacttgtGAGTGCTTCCATGTCAGACTCGGAATACCAAGCATgggcgatgaggatgagggggcaAGCAACCGTTCCTCGCTTCGCCAGGGagcaggcgatgccacaccttcaCGTGTTGTCCCACTGGCAgcgtggaacgagaaccttgcccccagACAACTTCGACGCCCGGACCTAGAATAGCTCCGAGAGCTTTAGGCTAAGGTCaaacaagatcgactccttctatagcagctctgagacactctcgaCAGGAGCAGCAAGGTCACAGTGATGGTGAAGGAGCCcggcggagggcccgcgatgtccaccaccgcatcaatgatgacgaagggggtgagcaacccccaatcttcaatcacgctagccagaacgtcacggctgcggcgatgctagtccgaacgatgcccgagccctctaccacggaggggcgatgggtccacggtgagctttgggatctcctcgagaccaccgCGGTGCAGTAGGCCAAGAGTTTCGCCTCCCGACAGCGTGGAGGCGCCTCAGAccttcccacggcaccgccttAGCAAGATAGGGTGGCCTCGGTTCGTCCTGAGCCCGCTCGGGCACTGAcaatcaacagggtccccttgctgcatgACCGCCTCAGCAACCGACGTGAGGCGCAGGGCGACCATGAggtatgaaagcatctaggcccctagttgggtttcgatgattaatgacaatacaagattactatgactaacatatgttttgcagagacaattaagttaggtcatggtaatggagatcaattgggcaatcaaggttgtcatgcccctacgatgaaaatcatttcggttttcaaaggatggacgacaaggttaaggatgactagttctaagtgtcgattggagttggagtgacacttagagtagtttaggactttgtttttcctttggccatactattaaggggggtatggatgggtagcttgacctaggtgagtttagtgagttaggtgtggtgcacacttgttaaaactagcccaaggtagctccacaacaaccctatgatcctatggagcaaacttcattcacatatgttcgagagttggaagt includes:
- the LOC136458082 gene encoding mitochondrial import receptor subunit TOM40-1-like, translating into MGSNVSQAGAPPPPPPTYASTPPPFAPAAADAAFATPPPKPHEEEATEEKVDYLNLPCPVPYEEIQREAFMALKPDLFEGMRFDFTKMITPYFALSHSVYMGSTEIPAQGSDVIKVPTSNYEFGANFINQRTMLVGRVSHDGRENIRVKHDITDNLSLKINAQLTSEPHYSQGMLNFDYKGKDFRSQIQFGNNGFYGANYIQSVTKNLSLGTEAFWLGQQRKSGVGVVARYDTKKMVATAQIATTGMVALSYVQKVSEKVSLASDFMYNQMTKDVTASFGYDYMLRQCRLRGKLDTNGVISALLEERLTPGVTFQLSAELDHWKKDYKFGFGMALGE